The Pecten maximus chromosome 6, xPecMax1.1, whole genome shotgun sequence DNA window AACATCTCACACCAAACCTCTATCATCTCCCACCAAACCTCTAACATCTCACACCAAACCTCTAACATCTCCCACCAAACCTCTAACATCTCCCACCAAACCTCTAACATCTCCCACCAGACCTCTAACATCTCACACCAAACCTCTAACATCTCACACCAGACCTCTAACATCTCCCACCAAACCTCTAACATCTCACACCAAACCTCTAACATCTCCCACCAAACCTCTAACATCTCCCACCAAACCTCTAACATCTCCCACCAGACCTCTAACATCTCACACCAAACCTCTAACATCTCACACCAGACCTCTAACATCTCCCATCAAACCTCTAACATCTCCCACCAAACCTCTAACATCTCCCACCAAACCTCTAACATCTCCCACCAAACCTCTAACATCTCCCACCAAACCTCTAACATCTCCCACCAAACCTCTAACATCTCCCACCAGACCTCTAACATCTCACACCAAACCTCTAACATCTCACACCAGACCTCTAACATCTCCCATCAAACCTCTAACATCTCCCTCCAAACCTCTAACATCTCCCACCAAACCTCTAACATCTCCCACCAAACCTCTAACATCTCCCACCAAACCTCTAACATCTCACACCAAACCTCTAACATCTCACACCAAACCTCTAACATCTCACACCAGACCTCTAACATCTCCCATCAAACCTCTAACATCTCCAATCAAACCTCTAACATCTCACACCAAACCTCTAACATCTCCCACCAAACCTCTAACATCTCCCACCAAACCTCTAACATCTCACACCAAACCTCTAACATCTCCCATCAAACCTCTAACATCTCACCAAACCTCTAACATCGCCCATCAAACCTCTAACATCTCCCAGTTATATTGCAGGTTATATACACAGTTTATTGGTGAGTGTTCAGGGGTAATTATGAGACCCGCTCACTTCTGTTTTTATTGACTTTGTTGAGGTTTAAGTGGGTTGCAATGATTTTATGGACCAATATTACTGATGTGGTCATAGTGACCATCAAGTCTCTACCTATCAAACACCTGTCATCCATGTTACTTATAGCTGTATAGTCAGGACTACACACTCAGGGTTATTTAAAACACTGTTAATATCACCGCAGTGATTCTGAGTACAATCTACCAACAAACACCTGTTACAATATCTGGTGTTAGTATCGGAATGTTGTCTGATGTTAGTATCGGAATGTTGTCTGATGTTAGTATCGGAATGTTGTCTGATGTTAGTATCCGAATGTTGTCTGATGTTAGTATCCGAATGTTGTCTGGTGTTGGTATCCGAATGTTGTCTGATGTTAGTATCCGAATGTTGTCTGGTGTTAGTATCAGAATGTTGTCTGATGTAAGTATCAGAATGTTGTCTGGTGTTAGTATCAGAGTGTTGTCTGATGTTATTATCCGAATGTTGTCTGGTGTTAGTATCAGAATGTTGTCTGATGTTAGTATCAGAATGTTGTCTGGTGTTAGTATCAGAATGTTGTCTGATGTTAGTATCCGAATGTTGTCTGATGTTAGTATCAGAGTGTTGTCTGATGTTATTATCCGAATGTTGTCTGGTGTTAGTATCAGAATATTTTCTGGTGTTAGTATCGGAATGTTGTCTGATGTTAGTATCAGAATGTTGTCTGTTGTTAGTATCCGAATGTTGTCTGGTGTTAGTATCCGAATGTTGTCTGCGATGTTAGTATCCGAATGTTGTCTGGTGTTAGTATCAGAATGTTGTCTGTTGTTAGTATCCGAATGTTGTCTGATGTTAGTATCCGAATGTTGTCTGATGTTAGTATCCGAATGTTGTCTGGTGTTAGTATCAGAATGTTGTCTGTTGTTAGTATCCGAATGTTGTCTGGTGTTAGTATCAGAATGTTGTCTGATGTTAGTATCTGAATGTTGTCTGATGTTAGTATCTGAATGTTGTCTGATGTTAGTATCAGAATGTTGTCTGATGTTAGTATCAGAATGTTGTCTGATGTTAGTATCAGAATATTAAGTCGGTTGTAAGTATCAAAATATTAAGTCGGTTTTAATTATAAGAATATTAAGTCGGTTGTAAGTATCGATCAGAATATTAAGTTGGTTGTAAATTATAAGTCAGTTGTAAGTCATGAAAAGaaagtttgatatatttaaatagATTCACTAAGTGGTTCATTGATACAGGTCAgagatcatctgttgtaagGCCAGAGGTAGGCATAGGTCATCTGTAGGAACAGGACCAAGGTATAATTTGTGGTACAAGACATAGAGGTACGTTAACTGTGGTACAGGTCAGAAGTCAAATTTggtacaggtcagaggtcagttGGTACATAGTATCCAGTATACCACTGGTAATCACAGAATGTTGTGAAAGTTTTAGTGAAAGTCAGAATGAAATAACATTGTGGCATTGTGTCTGCTCACGAAGGCTTAAGTATGTGTAACAGTACATAGAGAGGTGTGTTTGCAGGCCTTAAATCTCACTTCAACTGTTTGTATACAGCCAATACAAGAATTCTGAGATGTATAGAAAAGGCTCTCTGTGGAAATATATCCTTGTTTGTCTGgtcattcaaagtaaaaatgtattaaaagatTTCAGAGTGATAAGTTTGAATGATTTAAGTATGCATGGCTAGGGTCTGCAGGAGTTAAATTTCAATTGGATGCAAAGATTGTAAAAAAATCTGCTATGTTTGGTTAGTTGAAAGTTAGTGTTACATATAAAGCTCTGTTATATGAAGAAATGTCATTGAAAGATATGTAGGTATAGATATAGGTAGTATAGTAATCATGAGTATATATTTACTCTATTATGTACATAGTAATTATAGAAGACTTGTGAATTTGTTACTGTACTTCACCTAATAAGCGTACTTTACACTGACAAATACACAAACAAGGTGCCCTTAATAAAACCATATACAGAGAAAAATTTCCACAGGAAATTTAGGTGGAGAAAATAACAACtttttatctcatttatatACCGTAATTGATGTAGTGAAAATTAAACAATCTAATCTTTGGTGAAAAGACTGAAGATTATATGGGCAGATCAGTAAGGTTATTAAACTTTTTATGTTTTTCAATTTGTGCACTCATCCTGTTTTCCTGAATAAGGTGGGGATGAGCTTATAGGGGCATGTTATGAGGTGAATTATGGCAATTAAAATAAATAGGACAATGAAAGAAAGATCTTAAAGGGAAGccatgtttatatattacagactGGTATTAGAGGTTTCCTTTACACATGACCTGATGTACCCTGGGTTTTATCAGAAAATGTcttctttttcattttcttatCAACTTTAGTCTATTCCTTGTACATGGAAGCACTATGATTTATAAGTACGATTCCTCAGGAATGCTACATTCTATCTATTACTTTTTCTCTCAGAAAATGAAGATGTCAAGAGAACAACCCTTCGCGAGCTCAAGATGCTCCGTACCCTCAAACAGGAAAATATTGTGGAGCTACGGGAAGCATTCCGACGGAAAGGCAAACTCTACCTTGTGTTCGAATATGTGGAAAGGgtgagatatttgaaatatagaaATCACTGGTCAGTGTTACAGAGAAGGTAGTTACCAATATAATGATAGATACATGTTGTAAAGAGAATATCATGGTAAACtattgaataaaacatttaGAGAGAGAAACAAGAGTACAAAATTGCCCAACAGGGagcaattttgaattttgacagttaaaaTTCAAAAAGTTCTTTATGAATCAGTTGAATTTGATAGTGGTAGTTTGCTTGATGAACTCTACTTCTCAGAAATTAtttcatagatttttttttcaaatttcattctAAAATCAAGTGAGGAAAGATGagaaaagtagaaaaaaaatcaaacttagTCTCGCCATTTTCTGATGTGTGTTTTGTACAACCCTTCGAATCAGTCATATAACTGAACTGTTGTTGTTGTAGAATATGTTGGAGTTACTGGAGGAGATGCCAAATGGTGTCCCACTGGAGAAAGTGAGAAGTTACACATACCAACTGTGTAAGGCCATACAGTGGTGTCACAGCCAGGACATCATACATAGAGGTCAGTTATACATACCAACTGTGTAAGGCCATACATTGGTGTCACAGACATCATACATAGAGGTCAGTTATACATACCAACTGTGTAAGGCCATACAGTGGTGTCACAGCCAGGACATCATACATAGAGGTCAGTTATACATACCAACTGTGTAAGGCCATACAGTGGTGtcacatacatcatacatagaGTTCTGTTATACAGATGTTCATCAAAGTCATTACATTGATAGGATCATCCCAGGATAAGATAGAAGTGAGCTGATGTTATGGTACTTTTCCTAGGTTTAAAGCAGGCCTTCCCTTATATTAGATGGTCAGAGGACAACCACATTGATTGTCAGGGTATCTTAGATAGGACCTAATGGTCAGTAGACAACCACAGGTCAGGGTATCTTAGATAGGACCTAATGGTCAGAGGACAACCACAGGTCAGGGTATCTTAGATAGGACCTAATGGTCAGTGGACAACCACAGGTCAGGGTATCTTAGATAGGACCTAATGATCAGTAGACAACCACACGTCAGGGTATCTTAGATAGGACCTAATGGTCAGAGGACAACCACACGTCAGGGTATCTTAGATAGGACCTAATGGTCAGAGGACAACCACACGTCAGGGTATCTTAGATAGGACCTAATGGTCAGTAGACAACCACATGTCAGGGTATCTTAGATAGGACCTAATGGTCAGAGGACAACCACAGGTCAGGGTATCTTAGATAGGACCTAATGGTCAGAGGACAACCACAGGTCAGGGTATCTTAGATAGGACCTAATGGTCAGAGGACAACCACATGTCAGGGTATCTTAGATAGGACCTAATGGTCAGAGGACAACCACACGTCAGGGTATCTTAGATAGGACCTAATGGTCAGAGGACAACACACGTCAGGGTATCTTAGATAGGAACTAATGGTCAGTAGACAACCACACATCAAGGTATCTTAGATAGGACCTAATGGTCAGAGGACAACCACACGTCAGGGTATCTTAGATAGGACCTAATGGTCAGTGGACAACCACATGTCAGGGTATCTTAGATAGGACCTAATGGTCAGAGGACAACCACAGGTCAGGGTATCTTAGATAGGACCTAATGGTCAGTGGACAACCACATGTCAGAGTATCTTAGATAGGACCTAATGATCAGTAGACAACCACAGGTCAGGGTATCTTAGATAGGACCTATAGCAAGTTGTACAACAGAGTCTACGGCTGTATTACTTATTTATAGACAGTTTCAGTAGGAACAGTGTGCTGATGTcagttatatacaatatcatcCCAAATATCTATTGTCTTCCTGTTCTCAAATACACACATGATCatcattattatcaaaatgCCCATAAAGAATCTTCCTTCCTGGAAATCTTATCACCAATGGACACTAGTCAGGGCATAGATTTTACTGTGGCGCCATTGGAGCTCCCTGATGTAGGAGGTAGTAAATTATGGATATGGTATGGAAAATTAGGCTCAAAGAAGGTCTTTATTTATTCAGGTTGTGGATACTGTATTGTATTGATCTGTAATGGATCACACACTAGCCTCTGAGATTAAGATTTCCCAGCTCACTGGTTTATAGGGGTAGTAGTACACAGGTATGTAGGGGGTAGTAGTACACAGGTATGTAGGGGGTAGTAGTACACAGGTATGTAGGGGGTAGTAGTACACAGGTATGTAGGGGGTAGTAGTAGTACACAGGTATGTATGGACCGTTGAAGGCCAGGCCCATACATTGGTGTTgagttatatatgataaatgttttatgttcGTTTGAACGAAGTGAATAAGAATATAATACAAAAAAGCTAATCAAAATatggaaatcattatttattttgtgttccACACACACCAACCTTATTTGGGTTTGAGAGACATAGTTTCAAACCTGTACAGTAACTTCAGGACATGAATATCCGGAACGGTCAAAtcgtaaaaaaaatgttttttgagTCGGCACATTTTTTTCTGGGTCAGGGGGTTACGTCAAACCAactgtagttttttttttttttgccttttgAGTGATACCGACCACAATGGTTTGACTGTGGGGGTGTAtgggggacatctgtaatggtCCCTACTACAATCAGTACTTGTTACAGCCTGTTTTTATACTGGTCGGACACAGTCTTGCTGAGATGTACCCACATTGATGCAGTATTGATTTTCTAATTataaatgtgtgtttttatCTCTCATTAGATATCAAACCTGAAAACTTGCTGATTAGTAAACAAGATACCCTCAAGTTGTGTGACTTTGGTAAGTATGTGGTACAAGGTCGGAAGGTTAATTGAGGTTCATGTTTGATAAGCCTTGACATTTTTTGTGTCATGAATACTAATATTATAATGTTCATCATCACTGAAACTACAATAAGTTGTCAAATAGATAAACCCTGGAACTGTTAAAACTGTCTGATATTAttgacattaattaattatattctCATTCTGTATATAGTTTGATGGTGTTACATATGATATACTAGGTGATATATATACTCTCATTCTGTATATAGTTTGATGGTGTTACATGTGATATACTAGGTGATATATACTCTCATTCTGTATATAGTTTGATGGTGTTACATGTGATATACTAGGTGATATATACTCTCATTCTGTATATAGTTTGATGGTGTTACATGTGATATACTaggtgatatatatagtttgATGATGTTACATGTGATATACTAGGTGATAGATACTGTCATTCTGTATATAGTTTGATGATGTTACATATGATATACTaggtgatatatatagtttgATGATGTTACATGTGATATACTAGGTGATATAAACTCTCATTCTGTATATAGTTTGATGTTACATGTGATATACTAGGTGATAGATACTGTCATTCTGTATATAGTTTGATGATGTTACATATGATATACTaggtgatatatatagtttgATGATGTTACATGTGATATACTAGGTGATATAAACTCTCATTCTGTATATAGTTTGATGTTACATATGATATACTAGGTGATATATACTGTCATTCTGTATATAGTTTGATGATGTTACATGTGATATGCTAGGTGATCTTAACTTACCTTGTTTGTGTCCCAGGTTTTGCCAGGAGTATAACCGGAGGTTTGGTTGGAGTCTACACGGACTATGTGGCAACGCGATGGTACAGGTCCCCGGAACTCCTCCTTGGGTGAGTTGCCTACGAGTCCAGctgataaaattaaaaattaaaagttgATGAACCCCCAACAGTTCTTACTATGGTAACAACAACTTATTCACCTGATTAGATAAGCTGGTCTTCGGCGGAGAATGAAGGGTCAAAAGTCACTGCGGAccatatttcaatattaaagtAGTAATAAATGGTATATATCATGAGATCAGGGTTAGAGAAGGGATGATAATTATTGTCACAAGTTCTCACCCACTTCGTTTTTATTACGAAAACACTGTTTGATTGATGAAAATATTACTCTGAACATTATATAGTTTCATAAGGCtatcattttgtgttttttcaaatcaaaactTGTTCACAGGTATTTCGTATGCCTTGTGAAAATTCTGCAGTAGATACTTCTATACATGTGTGTAcctattatatcaatatacactggGTATTTATTTTCTCTCTACTAACAGTAAATAAAGCCAATCAAATCCCCCTTGAACATTACCAACCATACAGTAATaatgtttgacattttttcCAGGTCAGCGTACGGTAAATCAGTAGATATATGGTCCATTGGTTGTATAATGGGGGAACTTTGTGATGGTCAGCCTCTGTTCCCCGGAGAGAGTGAGATCGACCAACTCTACGTTATACAAAAAGTCATGGGTCAACTGCCCTCGGAGCAAATGAACATGTTTTTCCACAACCCTCGCTTCTCTGGCCTGAAGGTAATTAGGCAGTCCCCCATCTTTGTGTTAAGTATATCATGGTTGAACCGAGATAATGATTAAATAATCTTCTACCACAATatgctgtgttattccactctcaagccattgcataaatgtgccgactgttggatagatatatgttatattccactattggaatatgattggtcaagaattcgaataTTGAtccgagctgcaattgttattgacatcatcaataatcgaatgacgtcacatcaccgggtcccggtCATCACCTGTATACCTTATTTGCATATGCGAAATAAGatttggccacgtttccctttgattcaagccgatatcatTGTGATCAAAACAGGtctggatatggaatttatttcacacgagtaagttatttttttaaagttacaaaaaacactcgcttaagcttgtgtcttttgtaacttttaaaaataacttactcgtgtgaaataaagttcatatccaacaatcactcgttgtgtaacctctttATACCACATTGTCAATTGTATGAATCTAGATCTGTCAAGTACAGAAGATAAGTcacatatttgttatttatagaaCAAAACTTGTAATACCTCAACTCTACAAAGTGATAGAAATCCGAATGATACAGACATGTTATGAGAgacttttgtttgtatttacagtTCCCATCGGTAACTATTACAGCCatgttatgtttgtatttacagtTCCCATCGGTAACTAAACCCCAGACACTACAAAAGAGGTACCAAGGAGTTCTCAGCAGCGTTTACCTAGACTTCATGGAGGTAATATATTATACTGACCGATGTGACTACCTACACCATTAAGTTCCTCATCTCTTCGGTGTAAATAACCAGCTTTGGACTCTAATATGTGTCCCTACTACAGTCTATCCATCTtagtacagtcaaacttcgatgtttcgaagttcaagggactaacagaaaaacttcgaaacagcgggacttcaaattattcatggttgacaatagatcgatgttttcttgataatgaccatatatgttaacgttacatgtccttgGTGTCTTCGTgatgatcgtcgcctgtcaggctcaaaagttaatttatacctcaaacacaacaaaataaaaatacttttcattaattatacctaagcatttaattaattaaacaaactatgtatcggttacaaaacacttatatcgcgtttaacagataaagcaaaagaagtacaatgcacacgtaagtcgttaggcttttctgctaaagacacgtgcggttacgttatgtgcatataaaatacggaatgccgatcggttggagaatgcatgattgaatgacaaataatcgatttacttggatatttatgtataagtttgcaATGTGACACTAatgagtgaagacatcgctaattgtttgtggtTAAAATTGGTCCGCTTCTTTtatagttccgtaaaatttactcaccgaccgctgatttcaatggcggcgaagattatcagagacgactaccgaaatgttttaccggagtgattaaatgtcatggcttctaaatacaccttttatctatcaatttggtctgattattaattaaccccatgatcgggagtgacaacacacgctatcgttatccctattgtcagtcagggcatctAGGGGAGgagtgtgaaatcttgccgcgggggtcacgaccaacacctgtccagtggtcagtacaggtaaacttttgttcgaatcatgagatgtcaattacctatgacataatagctaacgggccatgaaaaaagtttgatacatcgaaaacttcgatttataaaaattcgaatcgtgcataggttcgttagtagcgttatatagtaaggaaattcgggaccaagcacactcgatacagcgagaaattcgaatcaacgaagttcgaatcatcgaggtttgactgtaaataATTAACCACCTTTGGACTCGATTAGTAAATATTATGTGTTTTCAATCAGCTATTGCCCTACAATACATGCCCTTAGCTATTGTCATATGACATATGGAGACTAATGATCTATTTTATATAACCAGGAATCAGATATCTGAAGTACCCTTATAGCTTTGGTTGCCATATTGTTTGACCAGCTGATCTCTCCCTACAGAACACCCTGCAGCTTGACCCTACTGACCGCTTCCTTATAGAGGAATGTATAAACCACCCGGCCTTCCAGACCGAGCAGCTACTCAATCGCACACACAACATTCCCATCAAATATGCCCGCACTGGCAGCAGTAAAAAACGCAAGAAAGAGTTTCCTGACAGTAACATAGACAGGTGAGTGATCCTAACATTACAGCTCGGAGGCAGACTTACGTATGTGATAACATAGACAGGTGAGTGATCCTAACATTACAGCTCGGAGGCAGACTTACGTATGTGATAACATAGACAGGTGAGTGATCCTAACATTACAGCTCGGAGGCAGACTTACGTACATTGTTGTATGTGATAACATAGACAGGTGAGTGATCCTAACATTACAGCTCGGAGGCAGACTTACGTATGTGATAACATAGACAGGTGAGTGATCCTAACATTACAGCTCGGAGGCAGACTTACGTATGTGATAACATAGACAGGTGAGTGATCCTAACATTACAGCTCGGAGGCAGACTTACGTATGTGATAACATAGACAGGTGAGTGATCCTAACATTACAGCTCGGAGGCAGACTTACGTATGTGATAACATAGACAGGTGAGTGATCCTAACATTACAGCTCGGAGGCAGACTTACGTATGTGATAACATAGACAGGTGAATGATCCTGACATTACAGCTCGGAGGCAGACTTACGTATGTGATAACATAGACAGGTGAGTGATCCTAACATTACAGCTCGGAGGCAGACTTACGTATGTGATAACATTCTCTGTGGAGACTTATTAATACATGCTTTATACAGATTCTTTCTTCTggacttattttattttttatttttatacgCCCATCAAATTGGACGTATTATGGTATGGCGTTGTCCCTAGGTCTGGCATAAACTTTCATTTGTCAGGCATTCTCCTACGATTTACAATCATTCTCTTTGAAACATGGAATACATTATGATAAAGTTAAGAAGTTGTGTCTCCCTGAAGAGAAGTGTGATTCAGACTTGGTAGGCTTTGTAATCATGATTTCCTCCGATATTATTTGACTGATTTCTTTGTATAGTATGTATTAGAGTCATGATATAAAGTAAGGTTTCCCCTAAGAAAGTCTGAGTCAACTGTTTTTCTAAAAGTTCTTGCTGTCAAATTCTGATGTTGCAAACTTGTTTTCCTCAAATTTTCAGGAAATTAAATATTgacaattatattttaatacaagatattctataccaatatatagtatataacaatatatggcATCTGATGTATATTGTTCCACCCTTTACTGATATGATGAGtgtattattgatatttgtaGTGAAAATTTAAAGAATCTCCATAAAAGTCGACCTGACACAGCAGTGTCAGAGGAAACAAAGCCGTCCCAAGGTGCACCACAAGTGCAGCGAGTGATGGTTGCACAGGAGGAGAAAATGGACACTAGTGAGGACAGTTATATACAAATGCCTGTCACCAGTAAATACATTAAACAGGCTAAAAACTTGTCTAAAAGCAATGCGGACAAACTATCCAAAAGTAACACTGACAATATGGCCAGTCAGCAAGAGACAAACAAACAGCCAGCGCCACAACCTGTGCAAAGGGAGGCGACTCGTGCTGATAAATATGACTCTCGCTCACGGACCCCCAAACCTGCATTAGAGAGAGGGGACATGAAAGGCCAGTCACAGGACAGTGGTAGTCAGTTTGACCGTGAGAAAACTCTGGTGCTCGATAACGGATACAAGATAAGAATGACAACTGACAAATCGCCTGGTGTAGAGGAGAGTGTGACAAAGGGAGGGAGGCATAACAGTACTACGAGTGAACGAACAGTGGACACCAACAATAGGTCAGTGTCAAGAACTAGTCAAGAAAGCCGACATCACAGCACATTTGCCGATTTCCGCAACGCAAACGTGTTGGAAGGTGGCTTACAAAGTGCATCTACATTAACCACTGCCCATAGTCAAACCAGCTCATCAAACATAGACAGTGCTTCTCCACGTACAGAAGATCTCGACTCGCCTGGATTACATAGCGAGTCAAAGTACCTCAAGCGTAAAGACAATGCTAAAGTTGTGCCAGACTTGTCTGGTGAGACAAAGGTTGTAAAACAATCATACTCCAAAGAGAGTCTGTCAGATTCGCCAACAATCACACCTCGGGAAACAAAGGGGGGTAACTCCCAGTATAAATCATccacatacactgtcaacttACAGGCACCAAATCATAGTCAAGAATCATCAGAAAATTCCAAAGGCCAATTTGGTAGTCCCCAGGTT harbors:
- the LOC117328688 gene encoding cyclin-dependent kinase-like 5 isoform X1, coding for MNKYEILGVVGEGAYGVVLKCRHKESGETVAVKKFKDSEENEDVKRTTLRELKMLRTLKQENIVELREAFRRKGKLYLVFEYVERNMLELLEEMPNGVPLEKVRSYTYQLCKAIQWCHSQDIIHRDIKPENLLISKQDTLKLCDFGFARSITGGLVGVYTDYVATRWYRSPELLLGSAYGKSVDIWSIGCIMGELCDGQPLFPGESEIDQLYVIQKVMGQLPSEQMNMFFHNPRFSGLKFPSVTKPQTLQKRYQGVLSSVYLDFMENTLQLDPTDRFLIEECINHPAFQTEQLLNRTHNIPIKYARTGSSKKRKKEFPDSNIDSENLKNLHKSRPDTAVSEETKPSQGAPQVQRVMVAQEEKMDTSEDSYIQMPVTSKYIKQAKNLSKSNADKLSKSNTDNMASQQETNKQPAPQPVQREATRADKYDSRSRTPKPALERGDMKGQSQDSGSQFDREKTLVLDNGYKIRMTTDKSPGVEESVTKGGRHNSTTSERTVDTNNRSVSRTSQESRHHSTFADFRNANVLEGGLQSASTLTTAHSQTSSSNIDSASPRTEDLDSPGLHSESKYLKRKDNAKVVPDLSGETKVVKQSYSKESLSDSPTITPRETKGGNSQYKSSTYTVNLQAPNHSQESSENSKGQFGSPQVERKKFLDKAMQEELKRIKSSTLGRKKSQDKIHQGSFIQTITDKLSDAKLQTADSKYRESSFVNYNGTNKAVNKRNRNQYYDGSMTARERAGSYSPTPGSLMLSVVDLNFHREPSSYAHTPAVQTRTHSKYISMQTYQNNADPGQSPGYSSHQRGGPGGGAYQQDNWRATDSNQDWQTQATRKKKKKKFLQILANENAGRMTPTTRLHLNQSRASHLDYDEDVDEGQISAREPLQNWEYSAKDGLYSSRHQYAKAAASLRKQTRTPVDKGTRLQPLQKPPPHLGSLAPGSSAGGGTMDPVWHGHHSHGKSDSDTRLVNNAGTDLRTGWMSRPQSVLGDDSSDIYHYTPREPTELKSLKGGKQGRHHMDLRGTRD